A window of the Salvelinus fontinalis isolate EN_2023a chromosome 26, ASM2944872v1, whole genome shotgun sequence genome harbors these coding sequences:
- the mrps14 gene encoding 28S ribosomal protein S14, mitochondrial produces MAAACRTALAGLNVFHSFCTPKQTLRSGWSVVEQVRGYYVDWRMLRDVKRRQMAFDYADERLRINALRKNTVLPKELQDVADKEIAALPRDSCPVRIRNRCVMTSRPRGVKRRWRLSRIVFRHLADHNQMSGIQRAMW; encoded by the exons ATGGCGGCGGCCTGTAGGACTGCACTTGCGGGGTTAAATGTTTTTCACTCCTTTTGTACACCTAAACAG ACTCTGAGAAGCGGCTGGAGTGTGGTGGAGCAGGTCAGAGGGTACTATGTTGACTGGAGAATGCTACGCGACGTGAAGAGAAGGCAGATGGCCTTTGACTATGCAGATGAAAGACTACGGATCAATGCACTAAGGAAGAACACTGTTCTCCCCAAGGAGCTTCAG GATGTTGCTGATAAAGAAATCGCCGCGCTGCCACGTGATAGCTGCCCAGTACGAATCCGGAATAGATGTGTGATGACCTCACGGCCGCGGGGCGTCAAACGCAGGTGGCGTCTCAGTCGCATAGTCTTCCGTCACCTGGCAGACCACAACCAGATGTCTGGAATACAGCGGGCCATGTGGTGA
- the cacybp gene encoding calcyclin-binding protein has translation MDLSEQINQLETDLQDIASLLEKSERTRVQDVLKQEQKKIEKEISVKRHQKEQQAKREADPTSASKAYTVKINNYGWDQSEHFVKIYITLNGVHKIAPENVMVTFTERSFVLLVNDLDGKNHQMVINNLLNPVDVQDSSKKIKTDMVLVMCKKKTTKKWECLTQVHKQIKEKDKPSVNPDENADPSDGLMSMLKKMYSDGDDEMKRTINKAWSESQDKKAKGDGDISNMGMF, from the exons ATGGACCTCAGCGAACAG ATCAACCAGTTGGAGACAGACCTACAGGATATCGCCAGTCTTCTGGAGAAGTCTGAGAGAACACGTGTTCAGGATGTCCTCAAACAGGAACAGAAGAAGATTGAGAAGGAAATTTCAGTGAAGCGACATCAGAAAGAGCAGCAGGCAAAAAGGGAGGCAGATCCAACGTCTGCCTCAAAAGCATACACAGTCAAAATAAACAACTATG GGtgggaccaatcagaacattTTGTCAAAATCTACATCACCCTCAATGGTGTACACAAGATTGCACCAGAAAATGTGATGGTCACTTTCACAGAGAG GTCTTTTGTTCTACTTGTGAACGATTTGGATGGGAAGAACCATCAAATGGTGATCAACAATCTTCTTAATCCTGTTGATGTTCAGGACAGCTCTAAAAAG ATTAAAACGGATATGGTCCTGGTAATGTGTAAGAAGAAGACTACCAAGAAGTGGGAATGCTTAACACAGGTGCACAAACAGATCAAAGAAAAGGA TAAGCCCAGTGTAAACCCAGACGAGAATGCTGATCCTAGCGATGGACTAATGAGCATGCTGAAAAAGATGTACTCTGATGGGGACGATGAGATGAAGCGCACCATCAACAAGGCCTGGTCTGAGTCCCAGGACAAGAAAGCCAAAGGAGATGGAGACATTAGCAACATGGGCATGTTTTGA